A single Pan troglodytes isolate AG18354 chromosome X, NHGRI_mPanTro3-v2.0_pri, whole genome shotgun sequence DNA region contains:
- the LOC473544 gene encoding melanoma-associated antigen B10-like → MPRGQKSKLRAREKRRQAREEPEPLMGAQATARVGRECSSSSSAHFRSTIQSSIAAKTTSNPHGPQRATCTTTTAAAVSYVRSNESTNNQTEERPRSSQALAANEHMTRSPLDEKVFILVHYLLYKYQMKELIIKAAMLKDIVQIPRRYFSEILGKVSYHLEMVFGLDLKEMDPDRHIYFLINTLVPTHDAKLSDDRRVPRTGLLMTILGVIFTNGNCATEEQIWQVLNVMGLYEGRRHFIFGEPKKIITQDFVRENYLQYQQVPDSDPPRYQFLWGPRAHVETTKMKVLEFLAKIHNTVPSAFPTWYKEALRDEEERAQVRLAARAHIRAVANARSKAIFSRFSHP, encoded by the coding sequence ATGCCTCGGGGTCAAAAGAGTAAGCTTCGTGCCCGTGAGAAACGCCGTCAGGCTCGAGAAGAGCCAGAGCCTCTGATGGGTGCTCAAGCCACTGCAAGAGTGGGAAGAGAatgttcctcctcttcctctgctcATTTCAGGAGTACCATCCAGAGCTCAATTGCTGCCAAGACAACCAGCAATCCCCACGGGCCTCAGAGAGCCACATGCACCACCACTACTGCTGCAGCTGTTTCATATGTAAGATCTAATGAAAGCACCAACAACCAAACGGAGGAAAGACCAAGATCCTCACAGGCCCTGGCTGCCAATGAGCACATGACCAGAAGCCCTCTAGATGAGAAGGTGTTTATTTTGGTGCATTACCTTCTGTACAAGTATCAAATGAAAGAGCTTATTATAAAGGCAGCTATGCTGAAAGATATAGTCCAAATTCCCAGGAGATACTTCAGTGAGATCCTGGGGAAAGTTTCATATCACCTGGAGATGGTCTTTGGACTTGACCTGAAGGAAATGGATCCAGATAGGCACATCTATTTCCTTATCAACACACTGGTACCAACCCATGATGCAAAGTTGAGTGATGACAGACGTGTGCCCAGGACTGGCCTGCTGATGACTATCCTGGGTGTGATCTTCACAAATGGTAATTGTGCCACTGAGGAACAAATCTGGCAGGTATTGAATGTGATGGGGTTATATGAGGGGAGAAGGCACTTCATTTTTGGGGAGCCCAAGAAGATCATCACCCAAGATTTTGTGAGAGAAAATTACCTGCAGTATCAGCAAGTACCCGACAGTGATCCTCCGCGCTATCAATTTCTATGGGGTCCACGAGCTCATGTAGAAACCACCAAGATGAAAGTCCTAGAGTTTTTAGCGAAGATCCACAATACTGTCCCCAGTGCCTTCCCAACCTGGTATAAAGAGGCTTTGAGAGATGAGGAAGAAAGAGCTCAAGTCAGACTTGCAGCAAGGGCTCACATTAGGGCTGTGGCCAATGCACGTTCCAAGGCCATATTTAGTAGATTCTCCCACCCCTAG